The Neisseria sicca genome includes a window with the following:
- a CDS encoding acyl-CoA thioesterase: MEQARQLPSHELIMSELMMPDTANFSGNVHGGELLRLLDQVAYSCASRYSGNYCVTLSVDKVLFKEPIHVGDLVTFYASVNYTGRTSMEIGIRVEAQNIRTGEVRHTNSCYFTMVAVEDGKPVPVPPLEITTERQRCRYEKAKKRKALSLQTSDETSCGC, encoded by the coding sequence ATGGAACAAGCCCGCCAACTCCCTTCACACGAACTCATCATGTCCGAGCTGATGATGCCGGACACCGCCAATTTCAGCGGCAACGTTCACGGCGGCGAACTTTTGCGCCTGCTCGACCAAGTCGCTTATTCCTGCGCCAGCCGTTACAGCGGCAACTACTGCGTTACCCTGTCTGTCGATAAAGTCTTGTTTAAAGAGCCGATACACGTCGGCGACTTGGTAACCTTCTACGCCAGCGTCAACTACACGGGCAGAACCTCCATGGAAATCGGCATCCGCGTCGAAGCGCAAAACATCCGCACCGGCGAAGTGCGCCATACCAATAGCTGCTACTTCACCATGGTCGCGGTTGAAGACGGCAAACCCGTTCCCGTCCCGCCGCTGGAAATTACTACCGAGCGTCAACGCTGCCGTTACGAAAAAGCCAAAAAACGCAAAGCTTTGAGCCTTCAGACATCGGACGAAACTTCTTGCGGATGCTGA